One stretch of Roseimicrobium sp. ORNL1 DNA includes these proteins:
- a CDS encoding CHAT domain-containing protein gives MRLAASALLLGLLINTARGAAVDEDTPLLLKVPTEVPQPAATPTPPPPATTPEAKESATKPVPGPGVAGSPAPPKEKQQPQHQPKPVAPPASPSPTPPPLYLPLPQESPPLPREQQLLPISEPEEQPPLPVLPGWALVEEVHDLLGGGKVGAAMARAEEALRDAEASGEWQVEVAALSALASARMASANITSRELESGGELLERALKILKNRPEVDAHWVAEIHGKLAWLEMNRQQFPKATAHLLQAVHASLERKNDLDHQWEQCRALASLCDFSGSPADFTLKEQFLKTLLMMVHDAAGPEDLRVLVPMDLWAEHDESIRIKDYEEAAITRRAILDIIIKHGVMDGRLSAQHLALADLLSLHLNQPKEAEEHYRVALEVELRQPGVNKRQAEIRDGLARLTGYQLDKAGEHLTHTEESWRIWKKVGTLSDPGCRHAQERLAGLLATKKHADRAEPLYAELLEWHRKQAPQAVALESEPVTMLLQERESLLQDVCRFYMDVAEKPQLALTCYEELLELQGRQQEAGQPARVRTLVAMAGLLQKLGRSEEANQRITSVLQDLEKKAALHPESFTAAAARDMAQFHTVLGRGYSHDGADAASLDQGLRHFQMATALRRDLLRTLSTNKDKDKEKDKDAAASEDRRAVVWSLLDLARAHEQRGDVATAEEHYRRALAFAGSKATNPGWVEAAQALATFLAGERRHTEAVAVLRKILEGKPLPEGEAVEARQQRRVILQELYRELDRAGDDEGALVVLSQMDRNSWYTPWQVEEEEFVAIREARIKWRQRHLAAAWAQMQDVLMKRRERQDEAGLLQLLEEMIPLALLQKDKITTEQFMAERVALLRKQEAGAGPLQATLLEHAGLWLFSGDSQRALEAIQGSQALGPVGQAATTPQTRAILASGALLEMFTLAQRKEMTGAKAACERLAQYTTGTPHEAMVKKFLEELPTTSEAMEPFQNVALLTVLHDRGVAGRRLLECAVSLCEEKYGSTSAAAILLREQLGSLCLRLGEHGAAIAHYEIAWASLKDSAAMAVQGRKGVVLQTLISLRARSGDWPAAEKHAREMLDLMTAVAGAQVVGTAQLHFQLAECAGRRGDREVAGTRMLEALRVQEQGIADVMHSGTEQEVMRLDAQRRQAFDLVAAYGSAEAIAGALVRQKGVLLDSLLQDSQMTPASKDMSAQPLLGRVEVARSALNTAARNAGAITLETPYAEARTILKELDKRREDMADAESAFMTLLGGTNWKRRALMTSLDDVREGMPEGAVLLDYYRHREPGGLEYFSVSVLPKKGVARQVRLGEAGLIEELIRLYHQVIQHHTNEATAAQVLSVLGQMLVGQALTNFAEPPQTIIFCPDDALRTVSFPTLLLEPDGRFLGELMSLRQVSAARDLALLPPAGTPATPIESRNQVEAAMGSLEKKLRDEAKTAAVLSFDAPLFFLPTVDASQGPGSLGSERGGTPAWRAGLLLDHKGADTLTAWKEALRVGISEGGGSGPEAISSAGAGADVEDGIFTASEVATLDLRKTALAAVPACVSRVDVLRPSSGEENLLALERAFSVSGAHQVLLSLWPVEDKAVAAEFMSDLQKKLQDAGLAGQGTEVNADVAALFQDVQREWLVRLRTNANGGLIKAVSTAGPFVLMQGVRARK, from the coding sequence ATGAGACTCGCGGCGTCAGCGTTGTTGCTGGGCTTACTGATAAACACGGCACGTGGCGCGGCAGTGGACGAGGACACGCCGCTGCTGCTGAAGGTGCCGACGGAGGTCCCGCAGCCAGCAGCAACGCCAACACCACCGCCGCCTGCCACTACACCTGAGGCGAAGGAGTCGGCGACGAAGCCAGTGCCAGGACCGGGAGTGGCAGGGTCACCGGCGCCGCCAAAAGAGAAGCAGCAGCCGCAGCACCAGCCCAAACCTGTTGCGCCGCCAGCTTCACCATCGCCAACTCCACCTCCGCTGTATCTCCCGCTTCCGCAGGAGTCGCCGCCGCTGCCGAGAGAGCAGCAATTGCTTCCCATTTCGGAGCCTGAGGAGCAGCCGCCACTGCCCGTGCTGCCCGGTTGGGCGCTGGTGGAGGAGGTGCATGACCTCCTGGGCGGGGGCAAGGTGGGCGCGGCCATGGCGCGGGCGGAGGAGGCGCTGCGTGATGCGGAAGCTTCCGGTGAGTGGCAGGTGGAGGTGGCGGCCCTCTCCGCGCTGGCGAGCGCGCGCATGGCGAGTGCCAACATCACCTCGCGTGAGCTGGAGTCTGGCGGTGAGCTTCTGGAGCGCGCGTTGAAGATTCTGAAGAACCGACCGGAGGTGGATGCGCACTGGGTGGCGGAGATTCACGGGAAACTCGCCTGGCTGGAGATGAACCGGCAGCAGTTCCCGAAGGCGACGGCACACCTGCTCCAGGCAGTGCACGCCAGCCTGGAGAGAAAGAATGATCTCGATCACCAGTGGGAGCAGTGTCGTGCGCTGGCGTCCCTGTGTGATTTCTCCGGCAGCCCGGCAGACTTCACGCTGAAGGAACAGTTCCTCAAGACGCTCCTCATGATGGTGCACGATGCCGCCGGACCAGAGGACCTGCGCGTGCTCGTGCCCATGGACCTGTGGGCGGAGCACGATGAAAGCATCCGCATCAAGGACTACGAGGAGGCTGCCATCACGAGGCGTGCGATACTGGATATCATCATCAAACATGGTGTGATGGATGGGCGTCTCTCCGCCCAGCATCTCGCGCTGGCGGATTTGCTGAGCCTGCACCTCAATCAACCGAAGGAAGCGGAGGAACACTACCGCGTGGCGCTCGAAGTGGAGCTGAGGCAGCCCGGCGTGAACAAACGTCAGGCGGAAATCCGCGACGGACTCGCAAGGCTCACGGGCTACCAGCTCGACAAGGCGGGTGAGCACCTCACGCACACGGAGGAGTCGTGGAGGATATGGAAGAAAGTGGGCACGCTGAGTGACCCGGGCTGCCGCCACGCGCAGGAGCGTCTTGCTGGATTGCTCGCTACGAAGAAGCATGCGGACCGCGCCGAGCCCCTGTACGCGGAGCTGCTGGAGTGGCATCGCAAGCAGGCCCCGCAGGCGGTGGCGTTGGAGTCGGAACCAGTCACGATGCTCCTGCAGGAAAGGGAATCACTGCTGCAGGATGTCTGCCGGTTCTACATGGATGTGGCGGAGAAGCCGCAGCTCGCACTGACTTGCTACGAGGAACTGCTCGAACTGCAAGGACGCCAGCAGGAGGCGGGGCAGCCGGCGCGTGTGCGTACCCTGGTGGCCATGGCCGGACTGCTGCAGAAGCTGGGTCGGAGTGAGGAGGCAAACCAGCGCATCACGAGTGTCCTTCAGGATTTGGAGAAAAAAGCGGCTCTGCATCCGGAGAGTTTCACTGCGGCGGCGGCGAGGGACATGGCGCAGTTCCACACGGTGCTGGGCCGCGGCTACAGTCATGATGGCGCGGATGCGGCTTCGCTGGATCAAGGCCTGCGGCATTTCCAGATGGCTACTGCCCTGCGCCGTGATCTTCTGCGCACGCTATCAACCAACAAGGATAAGGATAAGGAAAAGGACAAGGATGCAGCCGCGTCTGAGGATCGTCGTGCAGTGGTGTGGAGCCTGCTGGATCTGGCGCGCGCGCATGAGCAGCGTGGAGATGTCGCCACGGCGGAGGAGCACTACCGCCGTGCGCTGGCATTCGCCGGGAGCAAGGCGACCAATCCTGGCTGGGTGGAGGCGGCGCAGGCGCTGGCCACCTTCCTCGCGGGAGAGCGTCGTCATACCGAAGCTGTCGCGGTGCTGAGGAAGATTCTGGAAGGCAAGCCCTTGCCCGAGGGCGAGGCGGTGGAAGCGAGGCAGCAGCGTCGTGTGATATTGCAGGAGCTGTATCGCGAGCTGGATCGAGCCGGGGATGATGAAGGCGCGCTGGTGGTGCTGTCCCAGATGGATCGCAACTCGTGGTACACGCCGTGGCAGGTGGAGGAGGAAGAGTTCGTGGCGATTCGCGAGGCACGCATCAAGTGGCGCCAGCGTCACCTCGCTGCTGCGTGGGCGCAGATGCAGGACGTGCTGATGAAACGCCGCGAGCGGCAGGATGAAGCGGGCCTGCTGCAATTGCTGGAGGAGATGATACCGCTGGCGCTGCTGCAGAAGGACAAGATCACCACGGAGCAGTTCATGGCGGAGCGCGTGGCACTGCTGCGCAAGCAGGAGGCGGGTGCAGGTCCGCTGCAGGCCACGCTGCTGGAGCATGCGGGACTGTGGCTTTTCAGCGGGGACAGCCAGCGTGCGCTGGAGGCCATCCAGGGCAGCCAGGCGCTCGGCCCGGTGGGGCAGGCGGCGACCACGCCGCAGACGCGCGCCATCCTCGCGAGCGGTGCGCTGCTGGAAATGTTCACCCTCGCGCAGCGGAAGGAAATGACGGGGGCGAAGGCGGCATGCGAAAGGCTGGCGCAGTACACCACGGGCACGCCCCATGAAGCCATGGTGAAAAAGTTTCTCGAAGAATTGCCCACGACTTCGGAAGCCATGGAGCCCTTTCAAAACGTGGCGCTGCTCACCGTGCTGCATGATCGCGGTGTTGCGGGACGCAGGCTGCTGGAGTGCGCGGTGTCGCTTTGCGAGGAGAAGTATGGCAGCACCTCGGCGGCGGCCATTCTCTTGCGGGAACAGCTTGGCAGTCTGTGCCTGCGACTGGGCGAGCACGGTGCGGCGATTGCGCATTATGAGATTGCGTGGGCCTCGCTCAAGGACAGCGCGGCCATGGCGGTGCAGGGGCGCAAGGGTGTGGTGCTGCAGACCCTGATATCCCTGAGAGCCCGCAGTGGTGACTGGCCGGCGGCGGAGAAGCATGCGCGGGAAATGCTGGATCTCATGACTGCCGTGGCGGGTGCGCAGGTGGTGGGCACGGCACAACTCCACTTCCAACTCGCGGAGTGTGCGGGCCGTCGCGGGGATCGCGAAGTGGCGGGCACTCGCATGCTGGAAGCCTTGCGCGTGCAGGAGCAGGGCATTGCGGATGTAATGCACTCGGGCACGGAGCAGGAGGTGATGCGCCTCGATGCGCAGCGCCGGCAGGCCTTTGATCTGGTGGCGGCCTACGGCAGTGCGGAGGCGATTGCCGGGGCGCTGGTGCGGCAGAAGGGCGTGCTGCTGGATTCCCTGCTGCAGGACAGCCAGATGACTCCTGCGAGCAAGGACATGTCTGCCCAACCGCTGCTGGGCCGTGTGGAGGTGGCGCGGTCTGCGCTGAATACCGCAGCGCGCAATGCGGGTGCCATCACGCTGGAGACGCCGTATGCTGAGGCGCGGACGATTCTGAAGGAACTGGACAAGCGGCGTGAGGACATGGCGGATGCTGAGTCCGCTTTCATGACGCTGCTGGGCGGCACGAACTGGAAGCGGCGTGCGCTGATGACTTCACTCGATGATGTACGCGAGGGCATGCCGGAGGGCGCGGTGCTGCTGGACTACTACCGCCACCGTGAGCCGGGAGGTCTGGAGTATTTCAGTGTCTCCGTACTGCCGAAGAAAGGCGTGGCCCGGCAGGTGCGCCTGGGTGAAGCGGGACTCATCGAGGAGCTTATCAGATTGTATCATCAGGTGATACAACATCATACCAACGAGGCCACCGCCGCCCAGGTGCTCTCGGTGCTGGGCCAGATGCTGGTGGGACAGGCGCTGACGAATTTCGCGGAGCCACCGCAGACGATTATCTTTTGCCCGGATGACGCGCTGCGGACGGTTTCCTTTCCCACGCTGCTGCTGGAACCGGATGGACGTTTCCTCGGGGAACTGATGTCCCTGCGCCAGGTGTCTGCGGCGCGTGACCTGGCCCTGCTGCCACCTGCGGGAACTCCGGCCACGCCCATCGAGTCGCGGAATCAAGTCGAGGCGGCGATGGGAAGCCTGGAGAAGAAACTGCGCGATGAAGCGAAGACGGCAGCGGTGCTGAGTTTCGATGCGCCGTTGTTCTTCCTGCCCACGGTCGATGCTTCACAGGGGCCGGGGTCGCTGGGAAGTGAGCGTGGAGGCACGCCGGCGTGGCGGGCGGGTTTGTTGTTGGACCACAAGGGCGCGGATACGCTGACGGCGTGGAAGGAAGCGTTGCGTGTGGGTATCAGCGAAGGGGGCGGCTCGGGACCTGAGGCCATCTCCAGTGCTGGGGCTGGCGCTGATGTGGAGGACGGCATCTTCACCGCTTCTGAAGTGGCGACGCTGGATCTGCGCAAGACCGCGCTGGCCGCCGTGCCTGCCTGTGTGTCCCGCGTGGACGTGCTGCGACCAAGTTCAGGTGAGGAGAATCTGCTGGCACTGGAGCGCGCCTTCAGTGTGTCCGGCGCGCATCAGGTGCTGCTGTCCCTCTGGCCGGTGGAGGACAAAGCCGTGGCGGCGGAGTTCATGAGCGACCTGCAGAAGAAACTCCAGGATGCAGGTCTCGCAGGGCAGGGGACGGAGGTGAATGCGGATGTCGCAGCGTTGTTTCAAGACGTGCAACGCGAGTGGCTCGTGCGGTTGCGTACGAATGCGAACGGTGGTTTGATCAAAGCCGTGAGTACCGCGGGACCGTTTGTGCTGATGCAGGGGGTGAGGGCGAGGAAGTAG
- a CDS encoding CCA tRNA nucleotidyltransferase codes for MRNAATNVVRALVKAGHEAVFAGGCVRDTLRGVEPKDYDVATSARPEQVQALFAQSVPVGAHFGVIIVRMGPHQIEVATFRRDGAYSDGRRPDSVKFTSAVEDAKRRDFTVNGIFYNPLTEEVLDYVDGRADLERKVLRAIGDARARFREDHLRLLRAVRFATVLGFEIEADTWAAMKELAPEVASVSAERIREELVKIFLHPNRVRGFDLLVDSGLMKAVLPEILVLQGCEQPPQWHPEGDVFKHTRIMLDLLPEKVSLPLVLSVLFHDIAKPATFSVDETGRIRFNGHDKLGAEMTEEILRRLKFPNDVINPTVAAVANHMMFKDVQKMRISKLKRIMARPTYEDEMELHRVDCMSSNGLSDNYEFLRAKEIEFAAGEKPLLPKPLIDGHEVMSMGVPPGPRVGEILRTVQDLQLEGTLNSPEEAREWVRVNAL; via the coding sequence GTGAAGGCCGGCCATGAGGCCGTCTTCGCTGGAGGGTGTGTGCGTGACACGCTGCGCGGGGTGGAGCCGAAGGACTATGACGTGGCCACCAGTGCGCGACCGGAGCAGGTGCAGGCGCTCTTTGCACAATCTGTTCCCGTGGGCGCGCACTTTGGCGTGATCATCGTGCGCATGGGACCGCATCAGATTGAAGTGGCCACCTTTCGTCGCGATGGCGCGTACTCGGATGGGCGCCGGCCAGACTCGGTGAAGTTCACCAGTGCGGTGGAGGATGCGAAGCGGCGTGACTTCACGGTGAATGGCATCTTCTACAATCCGCTGACGGAAGAGGTGCTGGACTATGTGGACGGACGCGCGGATCTGGAGCGCAAGGTTCTGCGCGCCATCGGGGATGCGCGTGCGCGTTTTCGTGAGGATCACCTGCGCCTGCTGCGCGCGGTGCGGTTCGCCACGGTGCTGGGCTTTGAGATCGAGGCGGACACCTGGGCCGCGATGAAGGAACTGGCTCCTGAGGTGGCCAGCGTAAGCGCCGAGCGCATTCGTGAAGAGTTGGTGAAAATCTTCCTGCACCCGAATCGCGTGCGCGGCTTCGACCTTCTCGTGGACAGCGGCCTGATGAAGGCGGTGCTGCCGGAAATCCTGGTGCTGCAGGGCTGTGAGCAGCCGCCGCAGTGGCATCCGGAGGGGGATGTCTTCAAGCACACGCGCATCATGCTGGACCTGCTGCCAGAGAAGGTTTCACTGCCGCTGGTGCTCTCGGTGCTGTTCCATGACATCGCAAAACCAGCGACCTTCAGCGTGGATGAAACGGGCCGCATCCGCTTCAACGGACATGACAAGCTGGGCGCGGAGATGACGGAGGAGATCCTGCGCCGACTGAAGTTTCCCAATGATGTGATCAACCCCACGGTGGCGGCGGTGGCGAATCACATGATGTTCAAAGACGTGCAGAAGATGCGTATCAGCAAGCTGAAGCGCATCATGGCGCGTCCCACGTATGAGGACGAGATGGAGCTTCATCGCGTGGACTGCATGAGCAGCAACGGCCTGAGTGATAATTATGAATTCCTCCGGGCAAAGGAGATTGAATTCGCGGCAGGAGAGAAGCCGTTGCTGCCGAAGCCGCTCATCGATGGTCATGAAGTCATGTCCATGGGCGTGCCCCCCGGTCCCCGGGTGGGAGAGATTCTGCGCACGGTGCAGGATCTGCAGCTCGAAGGCACACTGAACTCGCCGGAGGAGGCGAGGGAGTGGGTGCGTGTGAACGCGCTGTAA
- the hemB gene encoding porphobilinogen synthase, whose product MNLPIRPRRNRRTAAIRDLVRETELTPSHLIYPLFVHAGLEDQPIESMPGCTRWTVDGLLKEAGEAHALGVPAVVLFPAISDRLKTRDASEAWNAKGLVPRAIRALKAEFPTLTVITDVALDPYNSDGHDGLVSDDGRILNDETVAALCSQALCHADAGADIVSPSDMMDGRVAALRSALDAADYADVGILSYTAKYASACYGPFRGALDSAPKFGDKKTYQMDYANAREAEREAALDEAEGADMLMVKPATLYLDIIHRLRAKTTLPIAAYHVSGEYLMIKAAAASGWLDEKKMVLETLTGIRRAGANMILTYFAKDVAKWHGSDNNGGDKVAAPQP is encoded by the coding sequence CTGAACCTACCCATCCGTCCCCGCCGCAATCGCCGCACGGCCGCCATCCGCGACCTCGTTCGCGAGACGGAGCTCACGCCGTCCCACCTCATCTACCCGCTCTTCGTGCATGCAGGCCTGGAGGACCAGCCCATCGAGTCCATGCCCGGCTGCACCCGCTGGACGGTCGACGGATTGCTGAAGGAAGCCGGTGAGGCCCATGCGCTCGGCGTGCCAGCCGTGGTGCTTTTCCCCGCCATCTCCGACCGGCTGAAAACGCGGGATGCCAGCGAAGCCTGGAATGCCAAGGGCCTGGTGCCCCGCGCCATCCGCGCCCTGAAGGCGGAGTTCCCCACCCTCACCGTCATCACGGACGTGGCGCTGGATCCCTACAACTCAGACGGGCACGACGGCCTCGTGTCTGACGACGGGCGCATCCTCAACGACGAAACCGTGGCCGCCCTCTGCAGCCAGGCCCTCTGCCACGCCGATGCCGGGGCGGACATCGTCTCTCCCAGCGACATGATGGATGGCCGCGTGGCCGCCCTGCGCAGTGCGCTGGATGCCGCAGACTATGCGGACGTGGGCATCCTCTCCTACACGGCGAAGTATGCCAGCGCCTGCTACGGCCCCTTCCGCGGTGCCCTCGACTCTGCGCCCAAGTTCGGAGACAAGAAGACCTACCAGATGGACTACGCCAACGCGCGTGAAGCTGAGCGCGAGGCCGCCCTGGATGAAGCCGAAGGCGCGGACATGCTGATGGTGAAACCCGCCACGCTGTATCTCGATATCATCCACCGCCTCCGCGCCAAGACCACCCTGCCCATCGCGGCCTATCACGTGAGCGGCGAGTACCTCATGATCAAAGCGGCTGCGGCCAGTGGCTGGCTGGACGAAAAGAAGATGGTGCTGGAGACCCTCACCGGCATCCGCCGCGCCGGCGCAAACATGATTCTGACCTACTTCGCCAAGGACGTGGCCAAGTGGCACGGCTCCGACAATAACGGCGGAGATAAGGTCGCTGCCCCTCAGCCATAA